A DNA window from Hevea brasiliensis isolate MT/VB/25A 57/8 chromosome 2, ASM3005281v1, whole genome shotgun sequence contains the following coding sequences:
- the LOC110669241 gene encoding uncharacterized protein At1g76660 has translation MGSEQNRFPQQERRKRWGGCWSAFSCFGSQKGGKRIVPASRIPDGNAASVQPNGPQAGGLTNQATTLAPSLLAPPSSPASFTNSALPSTAQSPSCFLSLSANSPGCPSTMFATGPYAHETQLVSPPVFSTFTTEPSTAPFTPPPELAHLTTPSSPDVPFAQFLSSSADLKSTEKSNYIATSDLQATYSLYPGSPASSLISPISRASGDCLSSSFPEREFHPQWDPSVSPQNGKYSRSGSGRLFGHDTTGASMVSQDTNFFCPATFARFYLDHNPPFPHNGGRLSVSKDSDAYPAGGNGHQNRSRSPKQDVEELEAYRASFGFSADEIITTQQYVEISDVMDDSFTMTPFTSNKPTLEESVEAASRSEGQKAQTVQTNLPSVKLKSDTICGEVPVSCDRYENPLSRKQAGDVSASSAPGVHALKDDDDIFSKMTSSKISRKYDLGSSCSDAEIDYRRGRSLREGKGDFAWQ, from the exons CGAAAGAGATGGGGTGGATGCTGGAGCGCTTTTTCTTGTTTTGGCTCACAGAAAGGTGGAAAACGTATTGTGCCTGCATCTCGTATTCCTGATGGTAATGCGGCATCAGTGCAGCCAAATGGACCTCAAGCTGGTGGTCTGACCAACCAAGCTACAACACTAGCTCCATCACTTTTAGCTCCACCTTCTTCACCTGCATCATTTACTAATTCAGCTCTCCCTTCAACAGCTCAGTCACCTAGTTGCTTTTTGTCTTTATCTGCCAACTCACCTGGTTGTCCATCCACAATGTTTGCCACTGGGCCATATGCCCATGAAACACAACTAGTTTCTCCTCCTGTTTTCTCAACCTTCACAACCGAGCCATCAACTGCGCCTTTTACTCCCCCACCAGAGTTAGCTCACTTAACAACACCCTCTTCCCCAGACGTGCCTTTTGCTCAATTCCTCTCATCTTCTGCAGATCTCAAAAGCACTGAGAAGAGCAATTACATTGCCACTAGTGATCTTCAAGCTACGTATTCACTTTATCCTGGAAGTCCTGCCAGCAGTCTCATTTCACCAATTTCTAGGGCCTCAGGTGACTGTTTATCATCATCCTTTCCTGAAAGAGAGTTCCACCCTCAATGGGATCCTTCGGTCTCTCCCCAAAATGGAAAATATTCAAGGAGTGGTTCTGGCAGACTTTTTGGGCATGACACAACTGGTGCCTCCATGGTGTCTCAAGATACAAATTTCTTCTGTCCTGCTACATTTGCACGATTCTATCTGGACCATAATCCACCATTTCCTCATAATGGTGGGAGGTTAAGTGTTTCCAAGGATTCGGATGCTTATCCTGCTGGTGGAAATGGCCATCAAAACAGGAGTAGAAGTCCCAAGCAAGATGTGGAAGAATTAGAAGCTTACAGAGCATCCTTTGGGTTCAGTGCTGATGAAATTATCACTACTCAACAATATGTAGAAATTTCTGATGTAATGGACGACTCATTTACCATGACTCCTTTTACTTCAAATAAACcaaccttggaagaaagtgttgaagcTGCATCTAGGAGTGAAGGCCAAAAGGCACAGACAGTGCAGACAAACTTGCCAAGCGTTAAATTGAAATCAGATACCATATGTGGTGAAGTGCCAGTCTCATGTGATAGATATGAAA ATCCTCTATCAAGAAAGCAGGCTGGAGATGTCTCTGCATCAAGTGCACCTGGTGTCCATGCTCTGAAAGATGATGATGACATATTTTCTAAGATGACATCATCCAAAATCAGCAGGAAATATGATCTGGGATCATCCTGCTCTGATGCAGAAATTGACTATAGAAGGGGAAGAAGCTTAAGAGAAGGTAAAGGAGATTTTGCGTGGCAATga